TGCGTTCGATGAGTGGCAAAGAATTTCCCAGGTGCCCAGTTTCGCAGACCTACTGTTGGCCTTTCCGGGCGAACCGAGTGACATTCCCGAACGCAACAAGGTACCCGGGCGGAACGTCGATCTGTGATGTTTCTCGTCGACACGAACATCATTTCTGCCGACGCCCTGACTAAACGCATGGCCGAGCCGAGGTTCATTGCGTGGATGCAGCATATGGATGCGCGGCTTTACACATCGGCCGTGACTATCGCCGAAATCGAACGTGGTATTGCCCGCCTCGATCGAATCGAGGCCACAGCCAAAGCAGACAGGCTGCGCATATGGCTATTCGCAGTCGAGCGGCTCTATGCCGGTCGGATTTTGTCATTTGATGTTGACGCTGCGCGACACGCCGGGAAGATAATGGACCGCTCCAGAGGTCATGCGGTGGGCTTTGCCGACATCGCGATCGCATCCATCGCTGCGGCCAACAACATGACGGTACTGACAGCGAATACAAAAGATTTCGGCCCACTCGGTGTCCGATTTCTCAATCCGTTTATGGATGATCTACCCGTCTGAGAACGGACTACCCCTTCAACCACACATCCGACCAGTTCGAAACAGCCCAACGCGGATTGTTCGATACGTTCTGCACGCTGTCACGCGCCACGGTGATGAAGGAAAACTCGGCGACATTGATCAGCGGCAGATCGTCCATGACCTTCTTCTGCAACTCTTTGTACAGCCCGACGCGCTTTTCGGCATCGATCTCGGAGGCGGCATCCTTGACGAGCTTGTCGACCTCCGCGTTTGCATAACCATACTGGTTGGAGAAAGGCACACCCGCTGGCAGGCCGCTTTCGAACAGGATCGTCGTCGAGATCGCCGGATCGGAGCGATAGACCGGCGTCGCGACGGTGATGTCGAAATCATGATCCGTGTAGACCGCCTTCAGATGCGCAGGGGTGTCGTTGCTGACGATCTGCGCATCGATGCCGATCTTGGCCAACGCTTGGCGAAGATAATCGCCGAACTGCTTGGTTTCATTGAAGAAAGGTGCCGGCAATAGCTTCAGCTTGAAGCGATTGCCGTCCGCACCCCGCTTGTACCCCGCCTCATCCAGCAATGCCCCGGCTTTCGCATGGTCAAAAGCATACTTCGTCACATCGGGTTCGAAAAATGTCCTGTCATAGGCAGGCACCGGCCCCGTCGAGGACTTCGCATAGCCCAGGAAGATCGTCTTGACGACAAAATCATGATCGATCGCATGCGCCAGTGCCTGACGCACCTTGACGTCGGCGAGTTCCTTGCGGCGATGGTTGATCTCGACAATCAACTGATAGGTAAGTCCTTCGTAACCGTTGGAATAGACCTTCAGCCCCGGCACCTTGGAGATGCGCTCAAGATCGGCGAGCGGTACGGCGGAAAATGCAGCAAGTTGGAGCTCCTCGGCTTCGAGCGCATTGCCTGCCGCCGCGCGATCTGGCAGGAACTGATAGACAATCTCGTCGAGCAGTGGCTCGTCTTGTCCCCAATAGGCGTCGTTGCGCTTGAGCAGGTAATATTCGCCAGGCTTGTATTCGCCGAACTTGAATGGCCCGGTACCGACCAGTTTTTGATTGGCCGGGTTCTTGGCAATATCCGTGCCCTCATAAAGGTGCTTCGGCACGACTGAGGTGACCACTGGCAGGGCGTTGCGGATGAGCTGGAATGGCGTTGGCTGGGAAAACTTGAAGACAGCGGTGTGATCGTCGGGCGTTTCGACGCTTTCAAGGTTCTTGAACACCACGCGCCCCAGATTCTGCAGCTTCTTCCAGACCTCCAGCGCCGAAAACGCCACATCCGCTGAGGTAAATGGCTTGCCGTCGTGCCAGGTAACCCCCTCGCGCAGCTTGAAGGTCGCGGTCCGTCCGTCGGCCGATCCCTCCCACGACATTGCCAATCGTGGATCGAGGCCATCCTTTCCATCATACGATTGTTCGGCCAGCGGTTCGATGACCTTGCTGGCGACAAAGAACACACCATTTGACGCGACGATGGCGGGATTGAGGTTTGCCGGTTCGCTATCCCCGGCAACAACGAGACGCCCGCCTTTGACAGGTGTAGCAGTCTGCGCGCGCACCCATTCGGGCAAAATCGCCATTGCTCCGGTGCTCGCGGTCGTTACGAGAAAACTGCGCCTGTTCAACAGGATACGGGACATTGTTGCAATCCTCTCAATGAGCAAAAAATGGTTCGGATAGAATCCCGCTCAACGCGGCAATGAATTGTCGGGCGAAGTCCGGCTGTGCCGAAGCGCCCATATGGCCAACACGGAGCACCTTGCCCGCTGTTTCCCCGCGCCCGAGCGAGACAAGAATGCCATGGTCGTGCAACAAGCGATCGCGCAGCGCCACATCGCTGATGTTTTCCGGCACCTTGAAAACGGTCGCCGTCGGCGAACAGAAAGCTTCTTCCTTTGGCCACAAGGACAGCTCGAGTTCGAACAGGCCCTTTCGCGTGATCGCCGCGGTCAGCGCATGGCGGGCCCACACGTTTGCCGGGCCCTCCTCCACATGACGGTCGAGCGCGGCGTTCAGCGCATAAATCTCGCCAATGGAAGGCGTAACCGGAAAAGGCTTTCCGGGTTCCGATGCATCCTTCCAGGCAAGGAGGCTCAGAAATGATCCTACCGGCGCATCCGGATTGGTTTCGATCTTCGGCCAGGCGCGTTCGCTCAACGCAATCAGGCTCAAGCCTGGCGTACTGCCAAGACACTTCGATGGAGACGTGATGAAGATATCAGCATGCACTTCCTGCGAGTGCACGTTCATGCCGCCGAAGGACGACACGGCATCGACAATGAGGTAGGCGCCATGTTCGGCGACCACCGCCCCGATTTCGTGCAAAGGATTGAGCGTGCCGGACGGCGTATCGTGGTGGCATAGCGCCACAACCGAAATATCGGGGCGCTTTTTCAATGCCTCGCGAATCGCCTGCGGATCGATGACATCATCATAGGGTACAGCAAGCTCGATGACTTCTTTGCCATAGCGTGATGCCCAGATGGCAAAGCCTTTGCCATAGACACCGGAAACAAGATTGAGGACGACATCGTTTTTTGAAATCAATGCGCCTGCCGCCGCCTCGATACCAAGAATAGCCTCACCCTGCATGATCACCGGAGCAATATCGCAGCGAAACGCCTGACGCAGCTTTTCGGTGACGTCCGCATAGAAGATTTGAAA
This is a stretch of genomic DNA from Phyllobacterium zundukense. It encodes these proteins:
- a CDS encoding type II toxin-antitoxin system Phd/YefM family antitoxin, whose product is MKEIQLKDAKATLSAVVDQAVAGEPSVITRHGRKEAVVVAFDEWQRISQVPSFADLLLAFPGEPSDIPERNKVPGRNVDL
- a CDS encoding PIN domain-containing protein produces the protein MFLVDTNIISADALTKRMAEPRFIAWMQHMDARLYTSAVTIAEIERGIARLDRIEATAKADRLRIWLFAVERLYAGRILSFDVDAARHAGKIMDRSRGHAVGFADIAIASIAAANNMTVLTANTKDFGPLGVRFLNPFMDDLPV
- a CDS encoding ABC transporter substrate-binding protein, yielding MSRILLNRRSFLVTTASTGAMAILPEWVRAQTATPVKGGRLVVAGDSEPANLNPAIVASNGVFFVASKVIEPLAEQSYDGKDGLDPRLAMSWEGSADGRTATFKLREGVTWHDGKPFTSADVAFSALEVWKKLQNLGRVVFKNLESVETPDDHTAVFKFSQPTPFQLIRNALPVVTSVVPKHLYEGTDIAKNPANQKLVGTGPFKFGEYKPGEYYLLKRNDAYWGQDEPLLDEIVYQFLPDRAAAGNALEAEELQLAAFSAVPLADLERISKVPGLKVYSNGYEGLTYQLIVEINHRRKELADVKVRQALAHAIDHDFVVKTIFLGYAKSSTGPVPAYDRTFFEPDVTKYAFDHAKAGALLDEAGYKRGADGNRFKLKLLPAPFFNETKQFGDYLRQALAKIGIDAQIVSNDTPAHLKAVYTDHDFDITVATPVYRSDPAISTTILFESGLPAGVPFSNQYGYANAEVDKLVKDAASEIDAEKRVGLYKELQKKVMDDLPLINVAEFSFITVARDSVQNVSNNPRWAVSNWSDVWLKG
- the ppaT gene encoding pyridoxamine--pyruvate transaminase, with product MVCTMLPIPPLMLTTGPVPAYPEVLAALGSPVLYDYHPAFQIFYADVTEKLRQAFRCDIAPVIMQGEAILGIEAAAGALISKNDVVLNLVSGVYGKGFAIWASRYGKEVIELAVPYDDVIDPQAIREALKKRPDISVVALCHHDTPSGTLNPLHEIGAVVAEHGAYLIVDAVSSFGGMNVHSQEVHADIFITSPSKCLGSTPGLSLIALSERAWPKIETNPDAPVGSFLSLLAWKDASEPGKPFPVTPSIGEIYALNAALDRHVEEGPANVWARHALTAAITRKGLFELELSLWPKEEAFCSPTATVFKVPENISDVALRDRLLHDHGILVSLGRGETAGKVLRVGHMGASAQPDFARQFIAALSGILSEPFFAH